In Nostoc sp. GT001, a genomic segment contains:
- a CDS encoding cytochrome P450 has protein sequence MKFPNGPQTPAVVQMLRWVVNPMSFMEACAKSYGEIFTLRLDKNLPPIVIVSNPEAQQQILTNDTKELEAPGDLNQLFEPLLGKHSVITISGAEHQRQRQLLMPPFHGERMRNYSQVITDVTKQVISQYQIGKRFNIRSATQAITLRVIMQAVFGLYEGPRAEKLQHFLGDLLEKASSRLSVALLYFPALQRDFRPINFWGKQKRLQQEADELIYQEIRERREQPDSSRTDILSLLMAARDEAGQPMTDEELRDELMTLLVAGHETTATALAWALYWIHKIPSVRQKLLQELDSLGDNPDPSTVFKLPYLNAVCSETLRIYPVAILTLSRVVRTPISLGGYELESGTILLGSIYLTHQREDIYPEPKQFKPERFLERQFSAYEYLPFGGGARRCIGLAFAQLEMKLALAQILSSKELELVNKGEVLPKRRGLVTGPDRPIEMVVRSQRQVKSPILQTTTV, from the coding sequence ATGAAATTCCCAAATGGGCCGCAAACTCCAGCAGTTGTACAGATGCTGCGCTGGGTTGTTAATCCGATGTCATTTATGGAGGCTTGTGCCAAAAGCTATGGCGAGATTTTTACTCTCCGATTAGACAAAAATCTGCCTCCTATAGTGATTGTCAGCAACCCCGAAGCGCAACAGCAAATTTTGACAAATGATACCAAAGAATTGGAAGCACCTGGCGATTTGAATCAGCTGTTTGAACCTTTATTGGGCAAGCATTCTGTGATTACTATCAGCGGCGCAGAACACCAGCGCCAACGTCAGTTGCTAATGCCTCCATTTCATGGCGAAAGAATGCGGAACTATAGCCAGGTGATTACCGATGTCACCAAGCAAGTTATCAGCCAATACCAAATAGGTAAACGCTTTAATATTCGGTCTGCAACTCAAGCTATTACCTTACGGGTGATTATGCAAGCTGTATTTGGTCTATATGAAGGGCCTCGCGCCGAAAAACTACAGCACTTTTTGGGCGATCTTTTAGAAAAAGCCAGTTCTCGCTTAAGTGTAGCTTTGCTTTATTTTCCAGCTTTGCAAAGGGATTTTAGGCCGATTAACTTCTGGGGAAAACAGAAGCGCCTTCAGCAAGAAGCTGACGAACTCATCTACCAGGAAATTCGAGAACGTCGAGAACAACCAGATTCATCACGCACGGATATTCTTAGCTTACTCATGGCTGCTAGAGATGAAGCCGGTCAACCCATGACCGATGAAGAGTTGCGCGATGAATTGATGACTCTGTTAGTCGCTGGTCACGAAACCACAGCGACAGCCTTGGCATGGGCATTATACTGGATTCACAAAATACCATCAGTGCGCCAAAAGCTACTGCAAGAATTAGATAGCTTGGGCGACAACCCAGATCCCAGCACCGTTTTCAAGTTACCTTATCTCAACGCTGTTTGTTCCGAGACATTGCGGATTTACCCAGTAGCTATACTAACTTTGTCAAGGGTAGTCAGAACCCCGATATCGCTAGGTGGTTATGAATTAGAATCGGGTACAATCCTACTTGGTTCTATTTATCTGACCCACCAACGGGAAGATATTTATCCAGAACCTAAGCAGTTTAAGCCAGAACGCTTTTTAGAACGGCAATTTTCCGCTTATGAATATTTGCCCTTTGGCGGTGGTGCTAGGCGCTGTATTGGGCTGGCATTTGCCCAGTTGGAAATGAAGCTTGCACTTGCTCAAATCCTTTCTAGTAAGGAATTAGAACTAGTTAATAAAGGTGAAGTGCTACCTAAACGTCGTGGTTTGGTGACAGGCCCAGATCGCCCCATTGAGATGGTTGTCAGGAGTCAACGTCAGGTAAAGTCTCCCATTTTACAGACAACCACTGTTTGA
- a CDS encoding alkaline phosphatase, translating into MVDYRNFEQFLHSRIKRRNLIIGAGALSGLAIANQFSSQRAIARSRFSNYPFTLGVASGEPYPTSVVIWTRLAPEPLNGGGMPPVNVPIRWEVATDSNMRRIVSRGTVLATPELAHSVRVVVEGLQSDTWYWYRFLVGQDASPVGRTRTAPLANSYLNKFNFALVSCQHYEQGYYTAYKYLAKDDLDLVVHVGDYIYEGGITENRPRQHNGSEIFTLEDYRNRHALYKTDTNLQAAHAAFPWIVTWDDHEVENNYANNISQIDTEPDQDRAIFLQRRAIAYQAYYEHMPLRPFSRPVGPDMQLYRRLSFGNLATFHVLDTRQYRTDQPCGDGTKERCPENLDPNATITGKAQEDWLFDGLNNSKAKWNVLAQQVPIAQRDTTPGEGGTYSMDKWDGYVASRDRLMAFLGQRQPSNPISLAGDVHSNWAMNLKANFDNPESATLGSEFVATSISSGGDGADSNPNVEAYLPDNPHIKFYNAQRGYVRCALTPTTWKTDYLVMSKVTTPNGTISKRASFVVEDGRPEIQQA; encoded by the coding sequence ATGGTAGATTACCGGAATTTTGAGCAGTTCTTGCACAGTCGAATCAAACGACGCAACTTAATTATTGGAGCAGGAGCATTATCTGGTTTGGCGATCGCTAACCAATTTTCTTCTCAAAGAGCGATCGCTAGAAGCAGATTTTCCAATTATCCTTTCACTTTAGGTGTTGCATCGGGTGAACCCTATCCTACCAGCGTAGTGATCTGGACTCGTCTTGCTCCTGAACCCCTAAACGGAGGTGGAATGCCACCTGTGAATGTGCCAATTCGCTGGGAAGTTGCAACTGATTCTAATATGAGGCGGATTGTCTCCAGAGGTACGGTACTGGCAACTCCAGAACTAGCTCATTCAGTTCGAGTTGTGGTAGAAGGACTGCAATCTGATACTTGGTACTGGTATCGGTTTCTTGTCGGTCAAGACGCTAGCCCCGTTGGTCGCACTCGTACAGCGCCTTTAGCAAATAGCTACTTAAATAAATTTAACTTTGCCCTTGTCTCCTGTCAGCACTATGAGCAGGGATACTATACTGCCTACAAATATCTGGCTAAAGATGACCTCGATTTAGTAGTGCATGTGGGCGATTACATCTATGAAGGGGGAATCACAGAAAATCGCCCTAGACAACACAATGGTTCAGAAATTTTTACTTTAGAGGATTACCGCAACCGTCACGCCCTCTATAAAACCGATACCAATCTGCAAGCAGCTCATGCAGCGTTTCCGTGGATTGTTACCTGGGATGACCATGAGGTAGAAAACAACTACGCCAACAACATCTCACAAATTGATACTGAACCAGATCAGGATCGGGCAATTTTTCTCCAACGGCGAGCTATTGCTTATCAGGCTTACTACGAACACATGCCACTCCGCCCCTTCTCGCGTCCCGTTGGCCCCGATATGCAACTTTACCGTCGGCTCTCCTTTGGTAACTTAGCCACCTTCCATGTTTTAGATACCCGCCAATACCGCACCGATCAGCCCTGTGGTGATGGCACTAAAGAACGTTGCCCAGAAAACTTAGATCCGAATGCAACGATTACCGGCAAGGCACAGGAGGATTGGTTATTCGATGGTCTAAATAACTCAAAAGCGAAGTGGAATGTTTTGGCGCAGCAAGTACCAATTGCTCAAAGAGACACAACACCAGGGGAAGGCGGAACTTACAGCATGGATAAATGGGATGGTTATGTGGCTTCGCGCGATCGCCTCATGGCTTTCCTCGGACAGCGCCAGCCTTCTAATCCAATATCCTTGGCAGGTGATGTGCATTCTAACTGGGCGATGAATCTGAAGGCTAACTTTGATAACCCAGAATCCGCCACACTTGGAAGTGAATTTGTCGCTACCTCAATTAGCTCCGGTGGCGATGGGGCAGACAGCAACCCCAACGTTGAAGCTTACTTACCCGATAACCCACACATTAAGTTCTACAATGCTCAACGGGGATATGTTCGCTGTGCCTTGACTCCCACAACCTGGAAGACAGACTATTTGGTTATGTCAAAAGTCACAACCCCAAATGGCACGATTAGTAAGCGGGCTTCATTTGTGGTTGAAGATGGTCGTCCAGAAATACAACAAGCCTAA
- a CDS encoding DUF2993 domain-containing protein, protein MPDEHRLEEQFLSQEAEKQISNQLDEVEQIEIDVKTDLLKILQGQADGVAVAGQGLVIKEDIRVQEIKLQTDSIAINPFSALFGQIELNEPVNTIIRVVLTEVDINRALTSDFVRSQMQNFGLNVDGEIVSFEPEEIQVFLPGDGKIEFRGKVLLKEMGNTRPLAYTAIARPRTHSQPAMLEGFSCTEGEGISIELITAFMQKAKELMNIPSFKWEDIAFSIKDIEVQKGTLILMLEAQVKQIPSSSLISL, encoded by the coding sequence ATGCCTGATGAGCATCGGTTAGAAGAACAATTTCTATCCCAAGAAGCTGAAAAACAAATATCCAATCAGCTAGATGAAGTAGAACAAATAGAAATAGATGTAAAAACCGATCTGTTAAAAATACTTCAGGGACAGGCAGATGGAGTTGCGGTTGCAGGGCAAGGATTAGTCATTAAAGAAGACATTCGCGTACAAGAAATAAAACTGCAAACAGATAGTATTGCCATCAATCCCTTTAGCGCTCTTTTTGGTCAAATAGAACTTAATGAGCCAGTAAATACAATTATTCGCGTTGTACTCACAGAAGTAGATATTAACCGTGCCTTGACCTCAGACTTTGTTCGTAGCCAGATGCAAAACTTTGGGTTGAATGTAGATGGGGAAATTGTCAGTTTTGAGCCAGAAGAAATTCAGGTATTTTTACCTGGTGATGGCAAAATAGAATTTAGGGGAAAGGTGTTGTTAAAGGAAATGGGAAATACTCGCCCTTTAGCTTACACTGCGATCGCTCGCCCACGAACTCATTCACAACCCGCGATGCTGGAGGGTTTTAGCTGTACTGAAGGAGAAGGGATTTCCATAGAATTAATTACAGCGTTCATGCAGAAAGCTAAAGAACTGATGAACATACCATCTTTTAAATGGGAGGATATAGCTTTTTCTATCAAAGATATAGAAGTACAAAAAGGTACTTTAATACTGATGTTAGAAGCTCAGGTAAAACAAATACCCTCATCAAGTTTAATCTCTCTTTAG
- a CDS encoding PEP-CTERM sorting domain-containing protein: MKLVPNLLVAATIALGFSTIDVKSASAAIVNYAFTVDTPLTKDNGFFSFDDSTFRNDYNTEAPIKSLSFKFDGDSTIYTEQDDANYPDFPLVFKTTSLTGQTYFGLDYQFNDKANPSSSISYEIIGEDFTIYSKTSPNAELISGTVSYRQVPESTPLVGVLFACSLGSIMMKRKVASMKKIKI; the protein is encoded by the coding sequence ATGAAATTGGTTCCAAATTTATTGGTTGCTGCTACTATTGCTTTAGGTTTTTCTACCATAGATGTAAAATCTGCATCTGCTGCAATTGTTAATTACGCTTTCACCGTTGATACTCCATTAACAAAGGACAATGGTTTTTTTAGCTTTGATGACTCAACCTTCAGGAATGACTATAATACCGAAGCTCCCATTAAGTCACTTTCTTTCAAATTTGATGGCGACTCTACCATTTACACTGAACAAGATGATGCAAATTACCCAGATTTTCCTCTTGTTTTTAAAACCACATCCTTAACAGGACAAACGTATTTTGGATTAGATTATCAGTTTAATGATAAAGCTAATCCTTCCAGTTCTATCAGTTATGAAATTATTGGTGAGGATTTTACAATTTACTCTAAAACTTCTCCCAATGCTGAACTTATATCAGGTACAGTTTCTTATAGACAAGTACCTGAATCTACACCTTTAGTTGGTGTTCTTTTTGCTTGTAGCCTTGGCTCAATAATGATGAAGAGAAAGGTAGCATCAATGAAAAAGATTAAAATCTAA
- a CDS encoding tetratricopeptide repeat protein, translated as MVFRHCFVASGLITFLAFGCSGGANSSAENTTQVVQESNVTQLFIEAKATQKAEDYFHQGNNLLDRQNYEDAIKAYDKAIAIKVESPEAWINRGIALTSLQRYQDALASYDRAIAIKPDKYEAWYNRGIALTSLQRYQDAFASYNRAIAIQPDKYEALINRGIALTKLHRYQDAIASYDRAIAIKQDLHQAYYNKACSYALQSNLELAIENLDKAIKLVPDKYKKLAKTDPDFSKVRSKKQFQELLQ; from the coding sequence ATGGTTTTTCGGCACTGCTTCGTTGCATCTGGCTTGATAACTTTCTTGGCATTTGGCTGTAGTGGTGGGGCAAACTCATCGGCAGAAAATACTACACAGGTTGTTCAAGAAAGCAATGTAACCCAACTTTTCATAGAAGCGAAGGCTACGCAAAAAGCAGAAGATTACTTTCATCAAGGCAATAATTTATTAGATAGACAAAATTATGAAGATGCCATAAAAGCTTATGATAAAGCGATCGCCATCAAAGTTGAGAGTCCTGAAGCTTGGATTAACCGTGGCATCGCCTTAACATCGTTGCAACGCTACCAAGACGCTCTTGCATCCTATGATCGAGCGATCGCCATCAAACCCGACAAATATGAAGCTTGGTATAATCGAGGCATCGCCTTAACATCGTTGCAACGCTACCAAGATGCTTTTGCATCCTATAATAGAGCGATCGCTATCCAACCCGACAAATATGAGGCCTTAATTAACCGAGGCATTGCTCTGACAAAGCTACACCGCTACCAAGATGCGATCGCATCTTATGATAGAGCGATCGCCATCAAGCAAGATTTGCACCAAGCATATTACAATAAAGCTTGCTCTTATGCTTTACAAAGCAATCTAGAATTAGCAATTGAGAATCTAGACAAAGCAATCAAGCTTGTTCCTGATAAATACAAGAAATTAGCAAAAACTGACCCAGACTTTAGCAAAGTGCGTAGTAAAAAGCAGTTTCAGGAATTACTGCAATAG
- a CDS encoding NAD(P)-dependent oxidoreductase, whose translation MKKLLITGASGFLGWHLCQLAKQEWEIYGTYLSHPLEIPDMKMLKANLTNFQELKRIFNDVKPEAVIHTAAHSQPNFCQTNPKESHAINVIASCNIAGLCADNSIPCAFTSTDLVFDGLNAPYQETDAVCPVNLYGEQKAIAEADMLERYPMTAVCRMPLMFGAATPTAKSFIQPFIQTLQAEEELSLFIDEFRTPVSGTTAAKGLLLALEKVNGIIHLGGKERISRYDFGQILVEVFQLPATGLKSCRQQDVKMAAPRPTDVSLDSSKAFALGYQPLSVREELEAIQLS comes from the coding sequence ATGAAAAAATTGTTAATCACCGGAGCAAGTGGTTTTTTAGGGTGGCATCTTTGCCAGCTTGCAAAACAAGAATGGGAGATTTATGGCACTTATTTATCTCATCCCTTAGAAATTCCTGACATGAAAATGTTAAAAGCGAACTTAACAAATTTTCAGGAATTGAAACGTATCTTTAATGATGTAAAACCAGAAGCAGTTATTCATACTGCTGCACATTCGCAACCAAATTTTTGTCAAACCAACCCCAAAGAATCCCACGCAATTAATGTTATCGCATCCTGCAATATTGCCGGGCTTTGTGCGGATAATTCTATTCCTTGTGCTTTTACTTCAACCGACTTAGTTTTTGATGGCTTAAATGCTCCCTATCAAGAAACAGATGCCGTGTGCCCTGTAAATCTTTACGGTGAGCAAAAGGCGATCGCAGAAGCAGATATGCTAGAAAGGTATCCCATGACCGCAGTGTGTCGGATGCCGTTGATGTTTGGTGCAGCAACACCCACAGCGAAAAGCTTTATTCAGCCATTTATTCAAACTTTACAAGCCGAAGAAGAACTAAGTTTATTTATAGATGAATTTCGCACACCAGTAAGTGGAACAACTGCCGCCAAAGGACTTTTATTAGCATTAGAAAAAGTTAACGGCATCATTCACTTAGGTGGCAAAGAGCGGATTTCGCGTTATGATTTTGGACAGATATTAGTAGAAGTATTTCAACTTCCTGCTACCGGACTTAAATCTTGCCGACAACAAGATGTGAAAATGGCAGCACCTAGACCAACAGATGTTTCCTTGGATAGTTCCAAAGCTTTTGCATTGGGGTATCAGCCTTTATCTGTAAGGGAAGAATTAGAGGCAATACAATTGAGTTAA
- a CDS encoding trypsin-like serine protease — MSIFSPDGRTKVSNTTTFPFSAIGKMRIRWKGPDGVIDTADDIIINGSGAMISPYHFLTAGHSVYDTRYGGWADKIEVMLGSKGNIIAGTNRADYEYYGEAKSVHTRSFEGWIQGDQTKSETFQYDIGLVTLDRNIGNFTGWFNYGYDDNLTSGTLMNVTGYPSDKFDSNIDGKFDNYDMWTQSGKITSTTDSILRSNELDISPGNSGGPLWLNNSNTNKPTIYGVASNETTSNQTPLYNEFARITSTRYNEIQTWINEDTTTRKPTDKADLVDSDVWFNTTLGSFSNNTIKNGENFSITVYPRNNGTAATGNLSVSFYASTDTNITNSIGSHYLIGNTTISSINPFNSGTATWNGAFPNIPIGNYYVISFLDPTNSIQEFDESLTSNQKVFRTLLTVANSAISPLTISSTLSSSLTAREENLTTGTANINETGNNQLNGGNSNDILIGGSGNDTFVGALGNDTLTGGTGSDVFIINTPSEGIDNITDFSSLDDTIYVSKIGFGGGLSEGILQATQFFIGSVAQNSSDRFIYDNNTGGLFFDADGTGLSGQIEVAQLGMGLAMTNANIFVIA; from the coding sequence ATGTCTATTTTCTCCCCTGATGGACGGACAAAAGTTAGCAACACCACAACTTTTCCGTTTAGTGCTATAGGAAAGATGAGAATACGCTGGAAAGGCCCAGATGGGGTTATTGATACTGCTGATGATATTATCATCAACGGCTCTGGTGCGATGATTTCTCCCTACCACTTTTTAACAGCAGGGCACTCTGTGTATGACACGAGATATGGGGGTTGGGCAGATAAAATTGAGGTGATGCTTGGTTCTAAAGGAAATATCATTGCTGGTACAAACCGAGCTGACTACGAGTACTATGGTGAAGCCAAATCTGTTCATACACGTTCTTTTGAAGGATGGATTCAAGGAGATCAGACGAAAAGCGAAACTTTTCAATACGATATAGGATTGGTGACTCTTGACCGCAATATTGGAAACTTCACTGGCTGGTTTAACTATGGATATGACGATAATCTCACCAGTGGAACTTTAATGAATGTTACTGGATACCCTTCTGATAAGTTTGATTCCAATATCGATGGGAAATTTGATAACTATGATATGTGGACTCAGAGTGGAAAAATCACAAGTACAACTGACTCGATCTTGCGTAGTAATGAGCTAGATATCTCACCTGGCAATAGTGGAGGCCCTCTCTGGCTGAATAATTCCAACACAAATAAACCGACTATTTATGGAGTAGCTTCAAATGAGACAACCAGCAACCAAACTCCGCTTTACAACGAGTTCGCCCGAATTACAAGCACTCGATATAATGAGATTCAAACCTGGATCAACGAAGACACTACTACACGCAAACCCACTGACAAAGCTGATTTAGTAGATTCTGATGTGTGGTTTAACACAACTCTTGGAAGTTTTAGTAATAACACTATTAAAAATGGGGAAAATTTTAGCATCACGGTCTATCCTCGCAACAATGGTACAGCCGCTACAGGTAATTTATCGGTTTCTTTTTACGCTTCTACTGATACCAATATCACTAATAGTATTGGCTCTCATTACTTAATTGGTAATACAACTATTTCTTCGATTAATCCATTCAATTCGGGAACAGCGACTTGGAACGGTGCGTTTCCTAATATCCCAATTGGAAATTACTATGTTATTTCATTTCTAGATCCAACTAATTCAATCCAAGAGTTTGATGAAAGTTTAACTAGCAACCAAAAGGTATTTAGAACTTTACTCACTGTTGCCAATAGTGCGATATCACCTCTGACCATTTCATCAACTCTTAGCTCTTCTTTAACAGCCCGTGAAGAAAATCTCACCACAGGTACAGCCAATATTAATGAGACTGGTAATAATCAGCTAAATGGTGGAAATAGCAATGACATCCTTATAGGGGGAAGTGGTAACGATACTTTCGTTGGAGCTTTAGGTAACGATACCCTAACTGGAGGAACTGGATCTGATGTTTTTATTATTAATACCCCTTCTGAAGGAATTGATAACATTACAGATTTTTCGTCTTTAGATGACACAATTTATGTTTCTAAAATAGGGTTTGGAGGTGGACTTAGTGAGGGTATACTTCAAGCCACGCAATTTTTTATCGGTTCAGTAGCACAAAACAGCAGCGATCGCTTTATCTACGACAATAATACAGGGGGATTATTTTTTGATGCTGATGGTACAGGCTTATCCGGTCAAATCGAAGTTGCTCAACTAGGAATGGGTCTAGCCATGACTAATGCAAATATTTTCGTGATTGCCTAA
- the crtO gene encoding beta-carotene ketolase CrtO, translating to MQEYDVVLIGAGHNGLVCAAYLLKAGYSVLLLEKRSVPGGAATTEECLPQEAPGFKFNLCAIDHEFIHLGPVVEELELEKYGLHYLECDPVVFCPHPDGKYFLGHKSVEKTCAEIARYNERDAKKYAEFVDFWQRSLGAMIPMFNAPPKSVIDILGNYDITKLKDLVSVIGSPNKTLDFIRTMLTSAEDLLNEWFDEEFLKAPLARLASELGAPPSQKTLAIGAIMMAMRHNPGMARPRGGTGALVQALVNLVTSKGGVILTDQHVEKVLIDDGKAVGVRVGGGKEYRAKHGVISNIDAKRLFLQMTDKSDVNAADPDLWERLERRIVNNNETILKIDLALDEPLRFPHHAHKDEYLVGSILIADSVAHVEQAHSKCTLGEIPDADPSMYLVMPSYLDPTLAPPGKHTLWIEFFAPYQIAGAEGTGLKGTGWTDELKNKVADRVIDKLADYAPNVKNATIARRVESPAELGERLGAYKGNYYHVDMTLDQMIFFRPLPEIANYKTPIDNLFLTGAGTHPGGSISGMPGRNCARAFLQAKHPISQTLKDARDSIKSTVESVFGIN from the coding sequence ATGCAAGAGTATGATGTTGTCCTAATCGGTGCTGGACATAATGGGCTAGTTTGTGCAGCTTATTTGCTAAAAGCTGGTTATAGCGTTCTGTTACTAGAAAAGCGTTCTGTACCAGGTGGCGCAGCAACAACTGAAGAATGTTTACCGCAAGAAGCTCCTGGATTTAAATTCAATTTGTGTGCTATTGACCATGAATTTATTCACTTAGGGCCAGTTGTTGAAGAATTAGAACTAGAAAAATACGGCTTGCATTATTTGGAGTGCGATCCAGTTGTTTTCTGTCCTCATCCTGATGGTAAGTATTTCTTAGGACATAAGTCGGTGGAAAAGACTTGTGCAGAAATCGCCCGTTACAACGAACGTGATGCCAAAAAATATGCAGAATTTGTAGATTTTTGGCAGCGATCGCTAGGTGCAATGATTCCCATGTTTAACGCACCGCCAAAGTCAGTTATAGACATCCTTGGTAACTACGACATCACCAAACTGAAAGATTTAGTCTCAGTTATTGGTTCCCCTAACAAAACGCTGGACTTCATTCGCACAATGTTAACCAGCGCTGAAGATTTACTTAACGAGTGGTTTGATGAAGAATTTCTGAAAGCGCCACTAGCCAGACTAGCATCAGAACTGGGCGCGCCGCCATCACAAAAAACCCTTGCCATTGGTGCAATTATGATGGCAATGCGTCATAATCCGGGAATGGCCAGACCTCGCGGCGGAACTGGCGCACTTGTACAAGCTTTGGTGAATTTAGTCACAAGTAAAGGTGGCGTTATTCTCACAGACCAACATGTTGAAAAAGTTTTAATTGATGATGGCAAAGCTGTAGGTGTGCGGGTTGGTGGTGGGAAAGAATATCGTGCCAAACACGGGGTTATTTCTAATATTGATGCCAAGCGGTTGTTCTTACAAATGACAGATAAAAGCGATGTTAACGCAGCCGATCCAGATTTATGGGAAAGATTAGAACGCCGCATCGTTAACAATAACGAAACCATCCTCAAGATAGATTTGGCTTTAGATGAACCACTGCGCTTTCCACACCACGCTCACAAAGATGAATATCTCGTTGGTTCTATCTTAATTGCAGATTCCGTGGCTCATGTAGAACAAGCCCACAGTAAATGCACTTTGGGAGAAATTCCTGATGCTGACCCATCAATGTATTTGGTGATGCCTAGTTATTTAGATCCCACATTAGCACCACCAGGCAAGCACACCCTATGGATTGAGTTTTTTGCCCCTTATCAAATTGCTGGTGCAGAAGGTACTGGTTTAAAAGGAACTGGTTGGACGGATGAATTGAAAAACAAAGTTGCAGATCGGGTGATTGATAAATTGGCAGACTATGCACCTAATGTCAAAAATGCAACTATCGCCCGTCGGGTAGAAAGTCCAGCAGAACTAGGAGAAAGACTAGGTGCGTACAAAGGAAATTATTATCATGTTGACATGACTTTAGATCAAATGATATTTTTCCGTCCCTTGCCAGAAATAGCCAACTACAAAACGCCAATTGATAATCTATTTTTGACTGGTGCAGGGACTCATCCAGGTGGCTCAATTTCGGGAATGCCGGGACGCAACTGTGCGCGGGCATTTTTGCAGGCAAAACATCCCATTAGCCAAACTTTAAAGGATGCGCGGGATTCGATTAAGTCCACTGTCGAGTCAGTGTTTGGCATTAATTAA